From Aegilops tauschii subsp. strangulata cultivar AL8/78 chromosome 5, Aet v6.0, whole genome shotgun sequence:
AGACTTTCATTTCCATTGCCCCTAATTTACAATTCTCTGTCGGCTAAATTGACATTTTGTCAATCAAGTGTAGTAGTATCAATTTTACAACAACAACACAGTAATACACACAGTTAAGGCACCTCACCAGTACAACCTGACCGGCGGCACCGTGAAGCCTTGGGCCTCGTCAAGGAACGGCACCATCTCCGGTCGCGCCTGGAGGTCGCCGTAGAAATCGTACTCCGCCTGGTAGTCGTGCAGGTCCAGCTCCTTCTTCTGGTTGGTGTGATAATGGTGCTTGGCCCCTGCCGGCTTGCCGAACCCGAATAGGCTCAGTTCCTCGCACACCCCAAGCGCCATCACCACCGCCTGCATACCTGAGGAATAGTGGAAGTACCTCTCGTCGTGCTTCCGGGTCCAGTTGCTCGCCGGAGCACCCGTGTCCGACACGAATCGCTGAATCGAGTAGTACTTGGCAATGCGCGCCGAGAGCGCGTCCAGGCGCGCGTCGGTGACGAGGAGCGGGAATGGGGAGGCGTGGGTGGCGGTTGCGTTGCAGATGAGGGCGTCCAGGAGGTGCGCTGGCTGGCAGATGTACATGGCCATGGGCACGGTGGGGCCATACGGGTGGCACCCGCAGCCTGCGGCGGTGGCGGCACTGCGGGACGCGCAGAGGTGGAGGATGTTGGAGTTGACGAAGGAGAGCGAGGTTTTGGCGCCGACGTCGGCGACGAAGCCGGCCACGCGTGCGTTGTTGAGGCGGATGACGAGCTCGTGCGCGTCGATCTGCGGTCCGCGGCCGGAGCCGAGGAGCGCGCCGCTATTCCCGACGACCGCGCAGGTCGGGAAGCGCCGTCCGAGGACGCCGGCGAGCGAGCTCATGACGCTGGCCACATTACCGGTTCCgccccggcggcggcggtggtgggcgAGGAGGAAGGAGTGGAGGGACGTGCGGAAGGACGCGAGCAGGGATTCGTCGGAGGGGAGTGCCTCCGCGGGGATGCGGAGGCGGGACACGGTCCTCGGCCTCGGCGGGCCGCGGGCGGTGCGGGCGAACGGGAGGCGGAGGTAGAGGAGGCGCTGGCGGTTGCCAAGGCTGGGGAACGTGGATATCGAGCCATTCACGAGCAGTGCAGCCGCGTCGGCAAGGACTTGCTCGGATCCCACACCTTCCACCGCGGCGAGGCGACGAAGGAGCGGGTCCCCGGCCGCGGGGCGAAGCGGCGGCTGTAGGGGGGTGAGTTGGCGGCGGAGGGAAAGTGAGAGGAGGGAAAGCAAGGCGAGTACAAGGACCGGCGGGAGATGGCGGGGCTTCATCTCCGGCGGTGCGGGCGGCGAGATCCCGCGGCCATTAGTAGGTGCCGCGTGACTCGAGGGGTGGGGGGTGAGTCGCCGACGTGAGAGAGTGTCAGTGGGGTGGGGGAGAAGTCAGAGCAGCTGGCGCCGAGTGGTGCGAGGCGGGGAAGTATCCAGTGCTACGGAGCACCTAAGTTTATAGGTGCTACAGGAGCTTTTCAGCCATTGAATCAGAGATCTAAAGGCCACAATGCGACCTGACACATATTTGCCAAAAAAACCTTAGAAGTCCAGTTATTTGGTCCAGCTCCAGCACATCCATAGATGACCATGGGATCTGAAATCAACGGTTGGGGAACTCCTGGAGCACCTAAACTTAGGTGCTCCCGTAGCACTAGAAATTTTCCCGGTGCGAGCCAGCTCCGGTGGTTCGAACGAGGTGACCGAACTGTGGGGCCGGATCGCTTTGGGGTATACGTGTCAGTCATGGGTTGGTTGGATAGTTTGTTAGTTCGATGGGCAGTTCGGATGCGCTGCACTCAAACGTCCCAAAAGTAGACATGGTGTGAGTCGTGTTAGCAGCCGTAGAACTGGCCAATAAGGAGGGGATCAAACGGAACATCTAAATCGATCCACGTAATTAAGAAGGCTCTTCTCCCCACAAACAATATTCGCGTGGCTGCCAGCCGGTGAGCCGTGCCCGTTGATTCATTTGGGGTTTGTTTTTATGAAGTTTATGAGAATTTG
This genomic window contains:
- the LOC109760223 gene encoding sialyltransferase-like protein 2 — its product is MKPRHLPPVLVLALLSLLSLSLRRQLTPLQPPLRPAAGDPLLRRLAAVEGVGSEQVLADAAALLVNGSISTFPSLGNRQRLLYLRLPFARTARGPPRPRTVSRLRIPAEALPSDESLLASFRTSLHSFLLAHHRRRRGGTGNVASVMSSLAGVLGRRFPTCAVVGNSGALLGSGRGPQIDAHELVIRLNNARVAGFVADVGAKTSLSFVNSNILHLCASRSAATAAGCGCHPYGPTVPMAMYICQPAHLLDALICNATATHASPFPLLVTDARLDALSARIAKYYSIQRFVSDTGAPASNWTRKHDERYFHYSSGMQAVVMALGVCEELSLFGFGKPAGAKHHYHTNQKKELDLHDYQAEYDFYGDLQARPEMVPFLDEAQGFTVPPVRLYW